TAGGTCTACAACCATCAATGCGTTCCAGGAGCAGGATGCGTTTGCCCTCCTTCTAACCATGTGCTCGAACGTTGGTGACGACTTTAACTTACAAGACGTGGTCCTTCTTGAGATTCTGTTCCATATCGTCAAAGGTATCAACGTGGAAAAGCTGTTTATGGACGATGAACAGCGAAGCGTAAAACGGACAAATGAGCTTGATGACCTTCTACGACAAGAGTCATCGCTACGAAGAGAGTACACAAAGAATGCTCCAACACGACATGGCAGATTCGGCACTATGATCTGGGTCAAACGGGATGATGCCAAGGTTTCCACTGTCTCGGGGCAGGATGTTCTCAAAGGTGGTCAAGCAACGATGCAAAAAATGGACCAGACCAAGAAGTGGAACAAACCCCTGCAACGTAGAAGGATAACTGAGGTCACAGTGAACGATGATTTTACGTCGCCAGTCAATATCTCATCTACTGCATCGAAAAACCTGCGTAGGTTTGTGGAGGAATTCCTGGATTCAGGCTTCAACCCACTCTTGACCCACGTCCGGAAGGCAATTGAACGGGAGGCCGATCGAGTGGTCAATATCAATTCTCGTCAATACTTCTATACCGTTGCTTGGTTCCTGGAGGCGGAGCGGGCACGGCGTGATCGCCAGCGCAAGAAGCATGCAAAAGAAGGGAAGCATTCGAAAGACATTGAACCCGACAGTTTTGGCTTGGTTGCCAGTGTTCTGAACCAAGAGACCTTCGTATTTCTGAACCGCGCTATGCAGTACGCCGTGGACAACAAGGATTGGGAAGACCTAACTGCCGAGATGCGTTGTTTCACGCAAATTCTATTGACTGTCCAAGAAATGGCACTCTCGCCGCTTGAAGAAGATCAGGAAATCGCCGAAAATATCCAAAGCCGGATCTTCTACGAAGAGACGACCCATGACCGGATTCTGTCTATTATTCGCGGTTTCAAGGATCAAGGTTTCGGCTATCTTGATGCGTGTACAGAGCTTGCACACGTATTCTTGCGAATGCTAGAGCGTTACTCGAAGACGAATACGGATATGCAGGTGCGATCCCGCCGAAAAGCTCGGCGAAAGGCGAAACAAGACCAGCCCGCCGTTGggaatgatgaagaagagcacgCTTCCGAGGACGAAGACCATGAAGATGCAGAGAGAGTATCTAGAGAACGCAAGTTCGACTTCACACGATTCTCGGCTAGATTTTGTAACCAGAAATGCGTCGACACTTTTGTCGCTTTCACTAGAAATTACAGGGAGTTGGACACGGAGCAACTGAAACGCACTCACCGTTACTTTTACCGGATTGCTTTCAAGCAAGAGATGACGGTGTTGCTGTTCCGGGTCGACATTATCAACCTCTTCTACCGGATGATCAAAGGACCCGGAGCTCTGGAATCAAGTCAGCCAATTTTCCGAGAATGGGAGGAGTTGGTCAAACACATAATAAGGCGGATGGTAAAGAAGATGGAGCAGCGCCCCGCATTGGTCACAGAGATGCTATTCAGCAAGATCAACGCGACTGTATTCTATCTTGAATACGGACACGAGAGGCAAACGATATCCGGTGTCAAAAAGGCACCTGCTGAGCTTGAGGTCAATCCTAAAGAAGCCACAACGGCTGAAGATAAGCTTGGAATCGTGGTAGCTGCAATGGTTAAGGATGAACAGACGGAGTTTGTCAAATGGATCGGTGAGGTTCTGGGATCGGCAGCCGATGAGCGAGAGTCTTGGGAGGCCAATGAGGCAGAACGGCAAGCTGAAGGGTCCCAGAAACCGGACGCCCCTAACCCGATGATTGGTATGTCTCATCCAAACCTTCTTCTCCCCCTGGTAGTCATTATACTAACAGGCGTGTAGCCGTCACGCCGCCTGATGAAAAAATTCGTAACGCCATGTTTTCGAACGCTAAACTCCGTCTACTGATGACGTTGGTTAAGCTTGAAAGACTTGGAATGGAGGATGTTGCTGGCGCGCAATGGGTCGTTCCTTCGGCCCTAAGCTCGCAAGATCTCAAAAACACCAAAACTATGATTGACCAATCCCTTGACAAGCCTATTTCCGATGACAACGACCCTCGGGAACTACTTCGGCGGAAATATGGTGAGAATGCAAGAGGCAATGATTCTGAATCTAAGGGTAATGTCAACTTTGGGTCCGATTCGGAGGGCGAGGACGATGTACCGGACGGTTTCCTTTTTCCACCAAATCTGCGGAACAAGTCAAATGCCCTGGATGAACTGAagaaaaagcgcaagaagaaGCGGAATCAGGACAGCGAGAAGGAACCACTAGATGACGAGGCAATAGAGGCACGACGAAAGTCACGCTTGGATAATGCCCGCGCCCGCCAGGCAAAGATCAAGAGTGATCTCTTCATC
This Aspergillus chevalieri M1 DNA, chromosome 3, nearly complete sequence DNA region includes the following protein-coding sequences:
- the tof1 gene encoding putative DNA repair protein (Tof1) (BUSCO:EOG09260H81;~COG:L;~EggNog:ENOG410PGK4;~InterPro:IPR006906,IPR007725;~PFAM:PF05029,PF04821), which encodes MEDDGAVFGQNVQVVDPDVRAYVYSLVTALGGFNGEYADRYVLGDDALACLRDIKRWLRLYDEKNNRMDVARCLGESNLVNGDLIPILTLWGSNEKASRHMSRIALACLELLVPMTWPLEIHKEMTVNHARHMPYLQQVQVQYKKGLLSNASAGILRTVIRIGLPSMAVPRSERTNRDEGILKLMLYLLRNVTIITPDTRLVAEGEEEETSRSTTINAFQEQDAFALLLTMCSNVGDDFNLQDVVLLEILFHIVKGINVEKLFMDDEQRSVKRTNELDDLLRQESSLRREYTKNAPTRHGRFGTMIWVKRDDAKVSTVSGQDVLKGGQATMQKMDQTKKWNKPLQRRRITEVTVNDDFTSPVNISSTASKNLRRFVEEFLDSGFNPLLTHVRKAIEREADRVVNINSRQYFYTVAWFLEAERARRDRQRKKHAKEGKHSKDIEPDSFGLVASVLNQETFVFLNRAMQYAVDNKDWEDLTAEMRCFTQILLTVQEMALSPLEEDQEIAENIQSRIFYEETTHDRILSIIRGFKDQGFGYLDACTELAHVFLRMLERYSKTNTDMQVRSRRKARRKAKQDQPAVGNDEEEHASEDEDHEDAERVSRERKFDFTRFSARFCNQKCVDTFVAFTRNYRELDTEQLKRTHRYFYRIAFKQEMTVLLFRVDIINLFYRMIKGPGALESSQPIFREWEELVKHIIRRMVKKMEQRPALVTEMLFSKINATVFYLEYGHERQTISGVKKAPAELEVNPKEATTAEDKLGIVVAAMVKDEQTEFVKWIGEVLGSAADERESWEANEAERQAEGSQKPDAPNPMIAVTPPDEKIRNAMFSNAKLRLLMTLVKLERLGMEDVAGAQWVVPSALSSQDLKNTKTMIDQSLDKPISDDNDPRELLRRKYGENARGNDSESKGNVNFGSDSEGEDDVPDGFLFPPNLRNKSNALDELKKKRKKKRNQDSEKEPLDDEAIEARRKSRLDNARARQAKIKSDLFIHASDEESGDDEEFFRLEEERRKAQADRVKKALLTGDLGDGPGKKKGGRKRKSDVAGAQSKRQRRPQAEANGDSDEDNDDDILMTGVGDTSEKEDSLAEDSRFAPIEDDLDFDDDLAFGRDRRRESDSADQDEMLATKTADTNIAGDNGDEDVVPTAPGRRRIRAGFVIESDSE